In Ailuropoda melanoleuca isolate Jingjing chromosome 11, ASM200744v2, whole genome shotgun sequence, a genomic segment contains:
- the MFAP2 gene encoding microfibrillar-associated protein 2 isoform X2 has product MRAAYFFLLFLPGLLAQGQYDLDPLPPFPDHVQYTQYSDQIDNPDYYDYQEVTPRPPAEQFQFQSQQQVQQEVIAAPTVAPGNVETEPTEPGPLDCREEQYPCTRLYSIHKPCKQCLNEVCFYSLRRVYVVNKEICVRTVCAHEELLRADLCRDKFSKCGVMASSGLCQSVAASCARSCGGC; this is encoded by the exons ATGAGAGCTGCCTACTTCTTCCTGCTGTTCCTGCCTG GCCTGCTGGCTCAGGGCCAATATGACCTAGACCCACTGCCTCCGTTCCCAGATCACGTCCAGTACACCCAGTACAGTGACCAGATAG ACAACCCGGACTACTACGATTATCAAG AGGTGACTCCTCGGCCCCCCGCGGAGCAGTTCCAGTTCCAGTCCCAACAGCAAGTCCAACAGGAAGTCATCGCGGCCCCCACCGTAG CACCAGGAAATGTGGAGACGGAGCCCACGGAGCCTGGGCCTCTGG ACTGCCGCGAGGAGCAGTACCCGTGCACCCGCCTCTACTCCATCCACAAGCCCTGCAAACAGTGTCTCAATGAGGTCTGCTTCTACAG CCTCCGCCGCGTGTACGTGGTCAACAAGGAGATCTGTGTCCGCACGGTCTGTGCCCACGAGGAGCTCCTTCGAG CTGACCTCTGTCGGGACAAGTTCTCCAAATGTGGCGTGATGGCCAGCAGTGGCCTTTGTCAATCCGTGGCGGCCTCCTGTGCCAGGAGCTGTGGGGGCTGCTAG
- the MFAP2 gene encoding microfibrillar-associated protein 2 isoform X1, which yields MRAAYFFLLFLPAGLLAQGQYDLDPLPPFPDHVQYTQYSDQIDNPDYYDYQEVTPRPPAEQFQFQSQQQVQQEVIAAPTVAPGNVETEPTEPGPLDCREEQYPCTRLYSIHKPCKQCLNEVCFYSLRRVYVVNKEICVRTVCAHEELLRADLCRDKFSKCGVMASSGLCQSVAASCARSCGGC from the exons ATGAGAGCTGCCTACTTCTTCCTGCTGTTCCTGCCTG CAGGCCTGCTGGCTCAGGGCCAATATGACCTAGACCCACTGCCTCCGTTCCCAGATCACGTCCAGTACACCCAGTACAGTGACCAGATAG ACAACCCGGACTACTACGATTATCAAG AGGTGACTCCTCGGCCCCCCGCGGAGCAGTTCCAGTTCCAGTCCCAACAGCAAGTCCAACAGGAAGTCATCGCGGCCCCCACCGTAG CACCAGGAAATGTGGAGACGGAGCCCACGGAGCCTGGGCCTCTGG ACTGCCGCGAGGAGCAGTACCCGTGCACCCGCCTCTACTCCATCCACAAGCCCTGCAAACAGTGTCTCAATGAGGTCTGCTTCTACAG CCTCCGCCGCGTGTACGTGGTCAACAAGGAGATCTGTGTCCGCACGGTCTGTGCCCACGAGGAGCTCCTTCGAG CTGACCTCTGTCGGGACAAGTTCTCCAAATGTGGCGTGATGGCCAGCAGTGGCCTTTGTCAATCCGTGGCGGCCTCCTGTGCCAGGAGCTGTGGGGGCTGCTAG